A region of Bacillus cabrialesii DNA encodes the following proteins:
- the galT gene encoding UDP-glucose--hexose-1-phosphate uridylyltransferase — translation MSIVEHLEQLLEYGLERKLISIWDREYTRNRLYEALDIKHPEPVSRTSVKQAQSLPDLLAPIYKWAAETGRMEADTDTYRDLLSAKLMGCFVPAPSEVIRKFEETKALYGPKQATKEFYQYSEDVYYIRSDRIAKNVHWTVPTDYGELEMTINLSKPEKDPKAIAAAKEQAETNYPMCLLCKENVGFEGSENHPARQNHRMIPVILKDEEWYLQFSPYVYYPEHCIVLKGEHEPMEISRKTFERLLSFLGQYPHYFIGSNADLPIVGGSILSHDHFQGGAHDFPMARAESEDVYELIEHPGVSLGLVKWPMSVLRLQGDKPDHVAEAAEHIFRTWQTYSDEKAGIAAYTGDTPHNTVTPIARRRGDLYELDIVLRNNRTDEEHPLGIFHPHQEVHHIKKENIGLIEVMGLAILPGRLQEEMKETAAALCSDDPKTALEQNPLTAKHKEWALRLTENRTITKENADLVIKEELGHVFARILEHAGVFKQTPEGKQAFRRFIDHLDVKPVKSLNR, via the coding sequence ATGAGTATTGTTGAACATCTGGAACAACTGCTGGAGTATGGACTGGAACGAAAACTGATTTCGATCTGGGATCGGGAATATACGAGAAACCGTCTTTATGAAGCATTGGACATCAAACATCCAGAGCCGGTCTCCCGCACATCCGTCAAGCAGGCACAAAGCCTGCCGGACTTGCTTGCCCCTATTTACAAATGGGCTGCGGAAACCGGCCGTATGGAAGCGGATACAGACACATACCGCGACCTGCTCAGCGCAAAGCTGATGGGATGTTTCGTACCTGCTCCGTCTGAGGTCATTCGCAAGTTTGAAGAGACAAAAGCATTATACGGCCCAAAACAGGCGACAAAGGAATTCTATCAATATTCAGAGGATGTCTATTATATCCGCTCTGACAGGATCGCCAAAAATGTTCATTGGACGGTGCCGACCGATTATGGCGAGCTGGAAATGACCATTAATCTATCAAAGCCTGAAAAGGACCCAAAAGCGATTGCGGCTGCAAAAGAGCAGGCGGAGACAAATTACCCAATGTGTTTGCTGTGTAAAGAAAATGTCGGGTTTGAAGGAAGCGAGAATCATCCAGCCCGCCAAAATCACAGAATGATTCCGGTCATCCTTAAAGACGAAGAATGGTATTTGCAGTTCTCGCCATATGTCTATTATCCAGAGCATTGCATCGTCTTAAAGGGCGAGCATGAACCGATGGAGATCAGCAGAAAAACATTTGAAAGGCTGCTGTCATTTCTCGGGCAATATCCTCATTATTTTATCGGCTCAAACGCTGATTTGCCGATCGTCGGCGGCAGCATCCTAAGCCACGACCATTTCCAAGGCGGGGCGCACGATTTTCCGATGGCGCGTGCAGAATCGGAAGACGTCTATGAATTAATCGAACATCCCGGCGTGTCGCTGGGCTTAGTGAAGTGGCCGATGTCCGTGCTCAGGCTCCAAGGAGATAAACCGGATCATGTCGCTGAAGCTGCTGAACATATATTCCGCACGTGGCAAACGTATTCCGATGAAAAAGCAGGCATAGCCGCGTATACAGGCGATACGCCTCATAATACAGTCACCCCGATTGCACGGCGCAGGGGAGACTTATATGAACTCGATATCGTGCTGAGAAACAATCGGACGGATGAGGAGCATCCATTAGGAATATTTCATCCTCATCAGGAAGTCCATCATATTAAAAAAGAAAATATCGGCCTGATAGAGGTCATGGGACTGGCGATATTGCCGGGGCGTTTACAGGAAGAAATGAAAGAAACGGCAGCTGCGCTATGTTCTGATGATCCGAAAACAGCTTTAGAACAAAATCCGCTCACAGCAAAACATAAGGAGTGGGCTCTTCGGCTGACGGAAAATAGAACGATAACAAAAGAGAATGCGGATCTAGTTATAAAGGAAGAGCTTGGCCATGTATTCGCGCGGATCCTTGAACACGCCGGTGTATTTAAACAGACACCGGAAGGCAAACAGGCCTTCCGGAGGTTTATCGATCATTTAGACGTTAAACCAGTCAAAAGCCTCAACCGCTAG
- a CDS encoding GlsB/YeaQ/YmgE family stress response membrane protein gives MSFIISLIVAIIIGWLGSLFVKGDMPGGIIGSMIAGLIGAWIGHGLLGTWGPHLAGFAIIPAIIGAAIVVFLVSLLTRKRG, from the coding sequence ATGAGTTTCATTATTTCACTTATCGTCGCTATTATTATCGGCTGGCTTGGCAGCCTGTTTGTTAAAGGCGATATGCCCGGCGGAATTATTGGGTCTATGATCGCGGGTCTTATTGGCGCGTGGATCGGACATGGGCTGCTGGGAACATGGGGGCCGCATCTTGCGGGATTTGCTATCATTCCAGCGATAATCGGCGCAGCGATTGTTGTATTTCTAGTAAGCCTGTTAACCAGAAAAAGAGGATAA
- the qoxA gene encoding cytochrome aa3 quinol oxidase subunit II yields MIFLFRALKPLLVLALLTVVFVLGGCSNASVLDPKGPVAEQQSDLILLSIGFMLFIVGVVFVLFTIILVKYRDRKGKDNGSYNPEIHGNTFLEVVWTVIPILIVIALSVPTVQTIYSLEKAPEATKDKEPLVVYATSVDWKWVFSYPEQDIETVNYLNIPVDRPILFKISSADSMASLWIPQLGGQKYAMAGMLMDQYLQADKVGTYEGRNANFTGEHFADQEFDVNAVTEKDFNSWVKKTQNESPKLTKEKYDELMLPENVDELTFSSTHLKYVDHGQDAEYAMEARKRLGYQAVSPHSKTDPFENVKKNEFKKSDDTEE; encoded by the coding sequence GTGATCTTCTTGTTCAGAGCATTAAAACCGTTGCTTGTATTAGCGCTGTTAACTGTGGTTTTCGTCCTTGGGGGATGCAGCAATGCTTCAGTACTAGATCCGAAAGGGCCTGTAGCTGAACAGCAAAGTGATTTGATCCTGTTATCTATCGGATTTATGCTGTTTATCGTCGGGGTCGTCTTTGTTCTATTTACCATTATTTTAGTAAAATACCGCGACCGTAAAGGCAAAGATAATGGATCTTATAACCCAGAAATTCACGGTAACACGTTTTTAGAAGTAGTCTGGACAGTGATCCCAATTTTAATCGTCATTGCACTTTCTGTGCCAACCGTACAGACGATATATTCGTTAGAAAAAGCTCCTGAAGCAACAAAGGACAAAGAGCCTCTTGTTGTTTATGCTACTTCGGTAGACTGGAAATGGGTATTCAGCTACCCTGAACAGGATATTGAAACGGTCAACTACTTAAACATTCCTGTCGACCGCCCGATCTTGTTCAAAATCTCATCTGCAGATTCAATGGCTTCGCTATGGATTCCTCAGCTTGGAGGACAAAAATACGCGATGGCGGGAATGCTGATGGATCAATACTTACAGGCTGATAAAGTGGGAACTTACGAAGGACGCAATGCGAACTTCACAGGCGAACATTTTGCAGACCAAGAGTTTGATGTGAATGCAGTAACAGAAAAAGACTTTAACAGCTGGGTGAAAAAGACTCAGAACGAGTCTCCTAAGCTGACAAAAGAGAAGTATGATGAGTTGATGCTTCCTGAAAATGTGGACGAATTAACGTTCTCTTCTACTCACTTAAAATACGTTGATCACGGACAAGACGCTGAGTATGCGATGGAGGCGCGCAAACGCCTTGGCTATCAAGCCGTTTCTCCGCACTCTAAAACAGATCCGTTTGAAAACGTAAAGAAAAATGAATTTAAGAAGTCTGATGATACAGAAGAATGA